GGACGCGGGGTCCGGAATACCCGCCAGACGGAACCCCTCCGCCCGCAACCGGCAAGAGTCACAGAGACCACACGGCCGAACCCTTCCCTGATAGCAGGACCAGGTGAGGTGAGTGGCGACGTGAAGCTTCACACCCTTCCGAATAATGTCGGCTTTGGAGAGCTGTAAAAGCGGGGCCCACAGGCGGAGCGGCCGTTTCTTTTCCGCACCCAGACGGGTCCCCTGTCGGCCCGCGGTCTGCATGGCCCGAAGATAGAGGGGCCGGCAGTCCGGGTATCCCGAGTAATCCAACGCGTTGGCGCCAATCACAATGTTCTCGGCATCAATCGTATCGGCCCAAGAGAGGGCGAAAGAAATAAAAATAGTGTTCCGCGCGGGCACATAGGTATTGGGCAATCGGCCATGACCAATGGACGCCAGGGAGTGGGAGGGCACCGACACTTTTTTATCAATAAGGCTGGACCCACCCCAAGGCAATCGAAAGCGAACCTCCCGCACGGGGCACCCCGCCTGATTGGCGATGGCCCGGGCCGCCCGGAGTTCCCGTTGATGCCGTTGACCGTAATTGAATAGGAGACAGCGGCAGTCCCACTTTTTAACTTTTTGAGCCCAGCCCAAGGCGGTCGCGGAATCCAGCCCTCCGGAAAGGAGGACAATGGCCTTCGCCCGCGTCATCGGTCAATGCCGCCCAGTTGAATGCGACGAACCGTCGGAAGGGCTTCCCCCATAAACCGCGACCCCAGCCGTTCAAATTTGAGCGGGTCGTCGGAAGAGAAATAGGAAAGAACACCCTTCTTTCGCCCGTGCAAAAGAAGCCCGTCCTGCTCCAACCGCGAGCGAACGGCCTTCGCCGTTTCTTCGGCCGAATCAATGAGTTCCACACGCCCCACCACGCGGCGCAGAACGGATTTCAAGAGCGGGTAGTGCGTGCACCCCAAAACCAGGGCATCGATCTTATGTTTCAAAAAGGGTTTCAGGTAAAGTGAAGCCACACGCTGGGTGACCTCATGGTTCAACCACCCTTCTTCGACGAGGGGAACAAAGAGAGGGCACGAACGACCAAACACCCGGACCGTTTTGTCCAAACGTTTAATCGCCTCATCGTAAGCCTGACTCCGGATGGTTGCCTCTGTCCCAATAACCCCGACCCGCCCGGTCCGGGTCGAAGCCAAAGCCGCCCGTGCCCCAGGCTCGATCACCCCCAGAACCGGCACCGACATAAACGCCCGCAATTCCGACAACGCCAACGCGCTCGCCGTGTTGCAAGCCGTAACCATCATCTTCACACCTTTGCGACGAAAGAAAAGCGCAATCTCCAGCGAAAACCGCCGCACCGCCTCAGGCGACTTGCTCCCATAAGGCACCCGAGCCGTATCCCCCACATAAATAAAACTCTCCGAAGGAAGAAGCCGAGCCAACGCCCGCAACACCGTCAACCCCCCCACCCCCGAATCAAACACCCCAATCGGATGACCACTTTTTTTCATTTTCCCCTCACGAAGGGGGACGCATTTAGTTAATTAGGTATTGGCCGAGACCGAATTCCTTTTCTCCTAAACAGAACAGCTTTTCACGTCCCCTATTGGTCTATAGTTTAGAACGATTGAACGACGATCTTTCCTTTTGCCCGTCCCGTTTCAACAAGCGCGTGGGCCGCTCGAATGTTTTCGGCGTTGATCGGGGTTAAAACTTTACTAAGTGTGGTGCGTATTCGCCCAGCGTCGATTTCTTCGGCCACATAGTTCAGCAATTTATGCTGTTCGATCATATCCGGTGTTTTAAACATGGCTCGTGCAAACATAAATTCCCAATGGAGACTGGCGGCTTTTATTTTCATTCCTTCCATGGGCATCGGAAGGCTGGTGTCATCAATTGTGACAATTCCCCCCTGGGGCCGGATCAGTTCAACCGCTGCCTCCCAATGGAGCATGTCCTTGAAAATCGCAATGTGATCCACGTGTTTAAACCCAAGGGCACGAACTTGGGGAACCATGGGTTCCCGGTGATTGACCACGTGATCCGCCCCAAGCTCCTTGACCCAATTTGTCGTCTCTGGGCGCGAAGCCGTGGCAATAACCACAAGCCCGGCCGCCTTGGCGAGCTGAATTCCGATCGATCCCACGCCCCCTCCCGCGCCAATAATGAGAATGGACTGTCCTTTGTCGCCCCCGTCACGATCAATGCCCAAACGATCAAAAAACGATTCGTAAGCAGTGATCGTGGTGAGTGGCAGGGCCGCGGCCTCTGCAAAACCAAGACTCTTCGGTTTGAACCCTACAATACGTTCGTCCACCAACTGAAATTCCGCGTTGGATCCGGGTCGTGTGATATCCCCCGCGTAATACACTTCATCCCCCGGTTTAAAAAGCGTGACCTCCGGGCCAATGGCCTCCACCACCCCACTGGCGTCCCAACCCAGAATACGGGGCGGGTCTTCAACCTGTGCTTTTGGCTTGCGAACTTTAGTGT
Above is a genomic segment from Elusimicrobiota bacterium containing:
- a CDS encoding glutamate racemase — encoded protein: MKKSGHPIGVFDSGVGGLTVLRALARLLPSESFIYVGDTARVPYGSKSPEAVRRFSLEIALFFRRKGVKMMVTACNTASALALSELRAFMSVPVLGVIEPGARAALASTRTGRVGVIGTEATIRSQAYDEAIKRLDKTVRVFGRSCPLFVPLVEEGWLNHEVTQRVASLYLKPFLKHKIDALVLGCTHYPLLKSVLRRVVGRVELIDSAEETAKAVRSRLEQDGLLLHGRKKGVLSYFSSDDPLKFERLGSRFMGEALPTVRRIQLGGIDR
- a CDS encoding zinc-binding alcohol dehydrogenase family protein; translated protein: MKAVALTHYLPVDDPKAFIDVERPMPTVGGRDLLVSVKAVSVNPVDTKVRKPKAQVEDPPRILGWDASGVVEAIGPEVTLFKPGDEVYYAGDITRPGSNAEFQLVDERIVGFKPKSLGFAEAAALPLTTITAYESFFDRLGIDRDGGDKGQSILIIGAGGGVGSIGIQLAKAAGLVVIATASRPETTNWVKELGADHVVNHREPMVPQVRALGFKHVDHIAIFKDMLHWEAAVELIRPQGGIVTIDDTSLPMPMEGMKIKAASLHWEFMFARAMFKTPDMIEQHKLLNYVAEEIDAGRIRTTLSKVLTPINAENIRAAHALVETGRAKGKIVVQSF
- the queC gene encoding 7-cyano-7-deazaguanine synthase QueC — its product is MTRAKAIVLLSGGLDSATALGWAQKVKKWDCRCLLFNYGQRHQRELRAARAIANQAGCPVREVRFRLPWGGSSLIDKKVSVPSHSLASIGHGRLPNTYVPARNTIFISFALSWADTIDAENIVIGANALDYSGYPDCRPLYLRAMQTAGRQGTRLGAEKKRPLRLWAPLLQLSKADIIRKGVKLHVATHLTWSCYQGRVRPCGLCDSCRLRAEGFRLAGIPDPASRRNVLS